Within the Opitutaceae bacterium TAV5 genome, the region CACCGCCACCGGTTTCCGCATCCATCCGCGCAACGACGGCGCTTCCGTCGTCGGAGCGTCGTCCGTGGACAATTTTCTCGTCACTACCGCCGCCATTCCCGAACCGCGCAGCGCGGCCCTGATCCTGGGCGGGCTGACCCTGCTGGGGCTGGCCGCCGGCCGTCTGGCCCGGCGCTGACCGCTTCGCCTGTCGCGCCCGTGGCATGACCGGGTCAACCGGAGACCGGCCGCGGGCTTTCCTCCTCCCTGCCCGTACACAACCCTGTTTTTCCCCATGTCTTCACTCCACCGCCCGCCGCGAGGGTTCACCCTCATCGAACTGCTCACGGTCATCACCATCATCGGCATCCTCGCCGCCATCATCATTCCTGTTGCCGGCCGTGCGCGGGCCTCGGCGAGGAACATCCAGTGCGTCAGCAACCTCCGCCAGATGGGGCCGGCCTTTGCCGCCTACGCCGCCGATCACCGGGAACGGTATCCGCTTTCTTACGACGGAACCAATAATCCCGACAACAACTGGTACTACCATCTCGCCCCCTATCTGGGGATGCAGGTGAAATACGAGTGGGCATCGGTCCTGCGTGCCTGCAAGCCGGGCGGCCCGCTCGGATGTCCCGATACCGATGTCACCGACAAGACCTACACGGAACCCTGGATCAGCTACAAGATGACCCAGGCGCACGTGAGCTGGCTGAATGCCAATGGCGGTGTGACGGCCGGGGGACTCCCTCTCGCGCGCATCGCCAATCCCGCCCAGTCGCTGCTGGTGGCCGAAGGGCATTCCCATCCTCACTTCAATACATGGGCGACCACCAATCCCGGAGCCGGGCTCGTTTATCCGCATCGCGAAAAGCTCAATGCGCTTTTCGCCGACGGGCACGTGGGCTCCTTCTCCGAACAACAGCTCAAGGAGCGCTGGGATATCTGGTACACCCGGGCAATCGACGGCTGATCCGACGCCCTCCCGGCTGCCCATCGGCCGCCTTTCCCTCCAACTCTGTTTTCCAATCTCCGGTTTCTGTTTTCCCTTATGATCATGCCTGCCTGTTTTCCCCGATTCGTCCGTTTTTCCTCACTGCTTGCTCTGGCGGCGGTGTCCCTGCACGCCGCCGACGCCGGTTACGAACCTGCCGACATCACGGCGCTGTTTCCCGCCGCCGGCCCGGCAACGACGCTGGCATTTCGCGCCCCGCCGGGCAGCGCGGAAGGCGAGACGCATGCGTATCGCGTAAAAAACTACGACGGGCGCGTGCTGGCGGAAGGTCGTGCGACGGTCGATGATCGCGGCCTGCTTTCCGTCAACGCGACGCTGCCGGCAGGATACCACGAAGTGGTTTTCGACGCCGCGGGCGAGGCGCAGGCCACCGGTGTATGGTGTCGTCCTCCGGGCGAGGTACCGCCGGACGGTTTCCTGTCGATCGACACCGCGATGTCGTGGCTGACAAAACCGGAAGCCCGGCCGGCGCTGGTCGGGAATCTGCCTCATGTGATCGGGACAGGCGGGCTGGCGCGCGAACGGCTTTCGTGGAACGCGATCCGCCCGGCGGAGGTGCGTCCGGAATGGGAAACCGTCCGAAGCTACGAATCCACGCGCCGGTTGTATGCCGCCGCCGGCGTGCCGGTGCTGGAGATGTTTCACGACGCTCCGGTCTGGATGGGCAGGGCGCAGAAAGGGAAATTCCCCGACGACCTGATCGCGGCCGGCCGCGCGTGGCGCGAGGTTGCGCTGCGCTGGCACGATCTGTGGGGAGCCCTCGAAGTGTGGAACGAGCCGGATATCGGCTTCGGCGGCAACCAGCCGGCGGATCAGTACGTGCCTCTGGTCAAAACGGTCCGGCAGGCGATGCGGGAAGCCGGTGTGGATACGCCGATCGGCGGCGGCGTCTTTGCGTCGCTGAATCCGGTCTACCTCCAGCTGGCCGCGCGCAACGGTCTGCTCGACGAATGTGATTTTCTGTCGTTCCACTACTACGGCAATCCGCTCGGGCTGGAACGGCTGGTCGGCGAGTATCGCGGCTGGCTGGCGGCGGCCGGATACGAAACCAAACCGCTGTGGATGACCGAGGTCGGTTTGTCGCGTCCGGGGAAAACCGGTGTGCGTCCTTCGACAAGCGACCAGACCGCCACGGCGCTCGCCTATGCGATGCAGGCGGTCGAGGCCAGGGCCTGCGGTGTGGCCCGTTTTTTCCCGTTCGTGTATGTCGATTACAGCGAACACGGCGACAGCCGCCACTTCGGGATGCTCGACCGCAACGGTTCCCCGTTGCGCATGCTGGCGGCATCGGCGCAGGCGGGGCAGGCGCTGGCCGGGATGGAGTATGCAGGCGACGTGCCCGCCGCGCTGGTTCCCGGCGCGGAACGCATCCGCGTATTCGTGCCGACCGGGACGGACCCGGCGAATGAAAACGAACAGGCGCTGGTCGTGGTCTGCACAGGCAAGGTGGCAGCCGGCGCGGAGGTGACGCTGCCCTTCGAAGCGCTGGCAGCGCAAGGTGCCGACGGGCGTTCCCTCCCGCTGGAGGCAGGCGTGAAAAAAGCGCCGGCGGGCGACGGACTCGTTTATCTCCGGGTCGCCCGTGCTTCGCTCGCCGATAGTCTGAAAACGGATACGGAGGCGATGCGTTTGTATCGCCTGGGCAAGGCGGCGGCTCCGGCCCTGCCCCCGGTTGCGTCGATCGTGCTCCAACCGCAGATCGATCCGGAAAAGATGCAGGCGATCTCGGCGCGCGGGTATTTTCTTCCGGCCGGTTGCGAACGACTGCCGGTCACGGTCGGCGTGAACAATTCCGGCAGCGAAACCCGCACGATCATTCTTCGCGCGGGCGGAACGACGGAAGCAAGCGTCACGGTGGCAGGCGGGAAGCGTGAGCAGGTAACGCTGGACGTGGAAATCGCCGCCTTGCCGGCAGGCATGGCGAGCGACGACCGGCTGTTGTCGGTCACGGCGACAGCGGACGACGGCTCCCGCGTCGGACCGGCGGCACTGTCCCTGATTCCTTCGCTCGGAGAAGGCGATATCGCAGCCCACCTTCAGGCGAGCACGTATCATTTTGCGCTGACGGCAGGCGAAGCCTACCGGTGGGACCGCAACGCCAACGGCACGGTAACCTTTGCCCACGAGCCGCCGGCAGCATGGGGTTTTGCGGTCAAATTCCCTCCGGGCGTGGATCGCTGGGCGTATCCGCGTTTCACGCTCCCGCAGGAAGTGGACCAGTCGCGCATCACCGGCGTGCTGGTGCGGGCGCGCTGCCTGAAACCGGCCACCGTGCGCCTGATGTCGTGGCACGGCAACGGGGAGATGGGTGTGACGTATTTCCCCATCATTCCCGCCGACGGCGAGTGGCACGTGGCCTATGTGCCGCTGGCGAGCTACCAGGGATTCTCCGCCGCCGATCCGGGAAGCGTCCGGATCGCAAAGCTCTCGATCGGGTTCAACTCGCAGACCGACGAAAACGCTCTCGAAATCAGCGATCTCTATGTGATCGGGAAATAACCCGTGCCGTATCGGAACGCGTGTCCGTCTGCCAGAACGGCTTCAGCTGAACGGTATGCGTAGCCACAGGCCTCCGCGCTTGTGGTATCTATCTGATGTTATGCGACGGAGGGAAAGTGATGCGGGCGAGACGCCCGCGCCACGACACTCCGCGTAACATCAGTGATCTATCCCTGTGTCGCTCGCTCCTTCTCCCCCCCTTGCCGATCCGGGATCACTTCGCCGCCGGCTGGAAGACGGAGTGGATCACGTAAATCCCCACGCCGATACAGATGCCCATGTCGGCGACGTTGAAAGTCGGATACACGTAGCTGCCGAAATGGAAATCGAGGAAGTCGATCACGTGACCGTGCAGGAGTCGGTCCACGAGATTGCCGACGATGCCGCCACAGAGCAGGCCGAAACCGACCTGGGCGATGCGCGAGCGCAGGCCGAGCTGGTGGCGCCACAGGTAGATGCCGCCCAGCGTCACCACCGCGAGCACGGCAAGGAAAAGGCTCTTGCCCTCGAACATGCTCCAGGCCGCGCCGGTGTTGCCCACGTGCACGAGATTGAAAAATCCGTCGATGACCACGATCCGGTGAAGGTGCCAGCCGTACGGGTCGAACGGGATCACGGCGGCAATCCAGGTTTTCGTCACCTGGTCGATCCCGAAAACCGCCAGCGCGATCCACCAGAGCAGCCGGTAGGCATGCACCCGTTCCCGACGCGAACGTCGCGGCTCCGCCTGCGCAGGGGCGAGCGTCGTCGCGGGAGCAGATGACGGGGCGACCGGCGAGGCCGGTGAACCGTCAGCCGGAGCCGGCGCAGGAGAACTCGCCGGAGGGATCATGTTGTGTTCAGGCACGGGAGAGAAATTTTCAGGTGCGGTCTCCTGACTGCTGCGACGACGCAGCGCGTCGCACGGTTCGGAGGCGAGGCGCGTTGCGCCTCGTCGCAGCGGCAGGAATGCCGCCGCTCCCACAGCAGGCGGAACGCCCGCGCCACGCGGCAAACCCTGCGGCCATGCTCATTCGTCGATGTCGGCGTCGTCCATCATCTTGGCGCCGTCTTCGCCGAGTTCGGCGAGGAGGCCGGCCTGGCCGCGGGGCCGGTAGCGCGTCTTCTCGACTTCCTTCTGCGCCTCCGTCGAGTAGCGGGTGAAGGGCACGGCGAGCAGCCGGTCCTTGGCGATGGGTTTTTGCGTGATCTCGCAGATGCCGTAGGTGCCGGCCTTGATGCGCTGGATGGCAGCGTCGATTTCGGAGAGCGCTTCCTGTTCGCTGGCCACCATGCTGAGCGCGAAATCGCGGTCGAAGGTGTCGGTGCCGGCGTCGGCCATGTGCTGGCCGTAGCTGGAGAGATCGCCGGCGTCGTCCTTGGCGGAGCGTTTCAGCGTTTCCTCGGTGTGGCTCTCGAGCTGCCCGCTGGCATGCTGGCGGAGGTCGATGAGGAGTTTGTAGTAGCGGCGGAATTTTTCCGGAATCTGCGACTCCTCGGTCTCGGCCACGCTCTTTTTCGCGGCGGGATTGAAGCCGAGAATGTCGGCGAGCGAAGCGGCCTGCACGCGGTTGGGCGTGGCGGGTTTCGCGGCCTTTTCAGCCTCGGCGAGACGGGCGGCGCGGGCGCGGGCGATGGCGGCCGCGCTCTGCTCGGGCGTGGCCTCGGCGGCCGCGCTCTGCTTGGCAATCTCGCGGACTTCGTCGAGCGTGAAGGCGATGGGCTTGGCGGGTTTCTCGCGGCGGGCGAGGATGCTGCTGCGGAGGCGATCCTTGGCGGAAACCTTGCCCGCTGCCTTGCCGGCAACGGCGGAGTCGGGCCGGGCCCGGGCGCCGCCACCGGATGCCGGAGCTGCCGGCGGAGCCGCGTGTTTTTTCCCCTTGTCCGGGACGGCGTCGGCGCTTTTGGAGCCGGCGGTGTTCCTGGTGCTTCGGGCTTCCGGAGTTTTCGCGGATTTCGCGGGAGAGGCGGAGTGGGTGGCTGATTTGGCCGGGACTTTCATGATTGGTTTTCTGGTAGCTGCTTTCGCGCCAGTTTTCCCGTCCGGAGGGGCGGGATGCGCGGTGGATTTTTCGGAAGAGCGACGGGCCGCGGGCCGGGTGGCCGGGCTGGCGTCTTTCTGCCGTGAGGATCTGGATTCCGGTTTCGGTTTCTGATTCGGTTGCTGACTGGTTTTCGGTTTCGGTTTGACCGTCGGGGCGATGGCCCGTCCGGTTTTCGCAGCCGGTACCGTCTTCGCACTTTTCGCTTTCACAAGCGGTCTCGT harbors:
- a CDS encoding N-terminal cleavage protein; this translates as MSSLHRPPRGFTLIELLTVITIIGILAAIIIPVAGRARASARNIQCVSNLRQMGPAFAAYAADHRERYPLSYDGTNNPDNNWYYHLAPYLGMQVKYEWASVLRACKPGGPLGCPDTDVTDKTYTEPWISYKMTQAHVSWLNANGGVTAGGLPLARIANPAQSLLVAEGHSHPHFNTWATTNPGAGLVYPHREKLNALFADGHVGSFSEQQLKERWDIWYTRAIDG
- a CDS encoding glycosyhydrolase; the encoded protein is MIMPACFPRFVRFSSLLALAAVSLHAADAGYEPADITALFPAAGPATTLAFRAPPGSAEGETHAYRVKNYDGRVLAEGRATVDDRGLLSVNATLPAGYHEVVFDAAGEAQATGVWCRPPGEVPPDGFLSIDTAMSWLTKPEARPALVGNLPHVIGTGGLARERLSWNAIRPAEVRPEWETVRSYESTRRLYAAAGVPVLEMFHDAPVWMGRAQKGKFPDDLIAAGRAWREVALRWHDLWGALEVWNEPDIGFGGNQPADQYVPLVKTVRQAMREAGVDTPIGGGVFASLNPVYLQLAARNGLLDECDFLSFHYYGNPLGLERLVGEYRGWLAAAGYETKPLWMTEVGLSRPGKTGVRPSTSDQTATALAYAMQAVEARACGVARFFPFVYVDYSEHGDSRHFGMLDRNGSPLRMLAASAQAGQALAGMEYAGDVPAALVPGAERIRVFVPTGTDPANENEQALVVVCTGKVAAGAEVTLPFEALAAQGADGRSLPLEAGVKKAPAGDGLVYLRVARASLADSLKTDTEAMRLYRLGKAAAPALPPVASIVLQPQIDPEKMQAISARGYFLPAGCERLPVTVGVNNSGSETRTIILRAGGTTEASVTVAGGKREQVTLDVEIAALPAGMASDDRLLSVTATADDGSRVGPAALSLIPSLGEGDIAAHLQASTYHFALTAGEAYRWDRNANGTVTFAHEPPAAWGFAVKFPPGVDRWAYPRFTLPQEVDQSRITGVLVRARCLKPATVRLMSWHGNGEMGVTYFPIIPADGEWHVAYVPLASYQGFSAADPGSVRIAKLSIGFNSQTDENALEISDLYVIGK
- the lspA gene encoding lipoprotein signal peptidase (lipoprotein signal peptidase; integral membrane protein that removes signal peptides from prolipoproteins during lipoprotein biosynthesis); this encodes MIPPASSPAPAPADGSPASPVAPSSAPATTLAPAQAEPRRSRRERVHAYRLLWWIALAVFGIDQVTKTWIAAVIPFDPYGWHLHRIVVIDGFFNLVHVGNTGAAWSMFEGKSLFLAVLAVVTLGGIYLWRHQLGLRSRIAQVGFGLLCGGIVGNLVDRLLHGHVIDFLDFHFGSYVYPTFNVADMGICIGVGIYVIHSVFQPAAK
- a CDS encoding molecular chaperone DnaK, with protein sequence MKVPAKSATHSASPAKSAKTPEARSTRNTAGSKSADAVPDKGKKHAAPPAAPASGGGARARPDSAVAGKAAGKVSAKDRLRSSILARREKPAKPIAFTLDEVREIAKQSAAAEATPEQSAAAIARARAARLAEAEKAAKPATPNRVQAASLADILGFNPAAKKSVAETEESQIPEKFRRYYKLLIDLRQHASGQLESHTEETLKRSAKDDAGDLSSYGQHMADAGTDTFDRDFALSMVASEQEALSEIDAAIQRIKAGTYGICEITQKPIAKDRLLAVPFTRYSTEAQKEVEKTRYRPRGQAGLLAELGEDGAKMMDDADIDE